The genomic region AAATGATCGTCATTTTAAAGAGTCTTCTCTGTAATAGATGCATGATGCTTTTTACCTCATGTATGGGTCAATGCTGAGAAACACTGCTTCCAAAAGCACctctgaaacacaaagaggcACCTGTGTGTACACTAAATGACCAAGTCTTTTATTGTCTGTATGTGACACAGTCGAGTAAATACtgagtcatattttaaaatgtgcttgGTGATTAATGATTAACACTACATGAAGGCAAATAAAAAGCATGCCCAGCCCAGAACTTACCTCCATCTTTAGGCTCCGGGAGCTCCTCCACCTTCAGCTCAAAGTCGCTTTCCTTTGGGGAGCCTTCAAAGTGTTTGGTCAGGATCCATGTCTTTGCTTGGACCatgattgttttgttgtttggggCAGCTGTGAGAGATAGAGCAGTTTACTATCAAAACGGATGGAGAGACACATGATACAGCAACGCCTGACCTGACGCCTGATATAAGACCTGTTAGATTTGTTATCAAGTTGCATGGAGTGACTTCAGGGGGAAGTGAAATTAAATAGTTATAACTACATtcttacagtaacagtaatttAAATGGAATGCAATTAacaatgcatgcacacacgtacacactcaTACAAAAACACGCAGAAGCAAGTCGGACATTTTTTTCAGACTGCAAAGCTTAACCACGTAATTATTTCTCTCCTCAAAAACAATGCAATTAAAACTTTACGGATCGTATTAAAGTTACaagaataataacaaaaaaaaaacaagagaaaataagagctagatttaaaaagtgaaagCCCAAAAGTGAGAAGTGATCCTCCTGCTGTGGACTGATTCCTGTTTCGCTGCTGCTCCTTCCcctttaaaataacactttatCTTATTCATTTTAGCATATTATGTCAATCACAGCCCCAATTagccttttaaaaaatccaaatgACTTACGATTTGTCCGTTCACAAAGATATGGCAGAAGTGGTGAACTCACTGTCTGTGGACGAGATATCTTTAGCGGCAGTGTGATAGCAGCGTGGGAGGAGAGAGGGCGGGAGATGAGCGTCAATGCTTAAATCTGATTGGACGACGATTTGGCGCAGCCCCCGACGTATGACGCAGGGTTTTACGTAATCCCTGCCTGCTGACTTACGGCGTTTATGAAAATTTGGCGGGCAGCTAACCGGCGAGGACGCTTTGCTAACAACATCGAGTGTGAGCAAACTTTACAAGATAAGGAGGGACACTTCACCAGTTTGGATTTATTGGTAAGACAATAACACCACATACCTTACTTTTgatacactactactactgtactgtaGCTAATGTTAACTTTAGTGAGCTAGTTGTCAGGGATTTATTTGCATGCTAAACCAGATGACAGACGATAGTATTTACCACAGTTTCACTTCGCTAGTCAGTTCTAGTTAGTTGTTATTCATACATCGGTTTTTGGTTTTTTGCCAACATAATGAGAGCTGATTTAATATTGCTAGATCGATAGTGGCAGTTTTTGGGGCCCATgccagatagatagaaagatatgtAGTGAAGGCCATGatattttaccatttaccatttattgtgtaaaatgacgtcagtgcactgaaacagtaaacttcactagGAATTTAATAAGTATAATTAGAGGTAATAACTAACTAATTataactaaataacaaaaaatacacatattaaaaaaaacatgtacatgtattatacttgaattaagaaaaaggatcaaatatacataaaatgctgggTGGGTCAATCGGACAACATATACACCAGTATCGATATATCTGTTAGGTCAATATCGGCTGACTAATATATCAATCAACTGAGGTGAAAGTTTTGATGAAGATTCAGAGGTGTCTGGTTAGCTGTTGCAGCGTTTTCTTATTCCTAGTTGACCTATAATTAACATTAAACTATATTTCGTTGGTGATTTTGTCAGACTTGTGGATCCTACTGTATATATCATAACATAGTGACATCGTTAGCTATGAAGGATGGGTTGACATTTTATCAAGCctatcttaaaacaacagtcaggtgcccagaTGAAcaatgaaacaggtttttcttgctgttattATTCCTTCAGTTTGTACTTGCTATTATAAGATGTTTTcttaatgcacttacaatgtaaatgatAGGGGACAAAATCCAAAGGGTTTcttcatgtatttaaaagtgtatctgaagctaataGGAAGCTTCAAATTACTTGGATATCctcattacagtctttttactgCCAAAGTCtcttttgttactatacttccaccacagctcaacaaggaaacacaaagagggaatttgatactaaaaagactgtaaatgtggcagatatccacttgatatgactaactcagactgctgaagcctcatataagctgcagataaacttttaaatgcagttCTGCACAAAATGAACATATGGACACACCGTGGATCTTGGACTCACTTAAGAGCTCTTACATCTGGAGCAAACCACAAATAGAGCTTATGTACAGCAGATAAACCTTCAGACTGCTGATTAGGCAAATGGTGCTGCAGATAAACCTGGGACATTACTAGTCTAAGGAGGTCAggattatgttttttatgttatcTTCTCTCACTCTGTTTATATTTGCTTTCACCAAATCCTCTTTAATCCACATTGTGCTGCTGTATGACTGACTAGCACAGTAACAAAGGGGGGACACCCAGTGCAGAATCAACCATGTTAGACGGTGGCCAGTTTGTGGAGGCCCTGGGCCGTCTCGGTTATCCTGATGCGTCGTCACTGAAGGCCTCCGAGTTTGACTGGCTGTTTGACTGCACTCCGGAGAACCTTCACTTTTTGCGTTTTGTCTGTCGGACACTCAATCGGAGCAATGTCTTGACTGTGGAGGAGGCACGTGCTTTTCGGGAGCTACGCAAGTCCGGCAAACCAATCCTGGATGAAGCAGCCTTGGGCGAGGTGCTTAAAACCATTGGACCTTCAGATGGGAGCAGCGCAAACATCTTGGGGCCCGCCTCCTCTTCTTCTACATCTTCCATGTTTGCAGCAGGGGAGGATGTGAGCATAGAGGATTTGGAGGCAGAGCTTCAGGCACTACGTAAAGAGAAAGAGCTGAAGCAGCGACGGTATAACAGGTTGCAGGTTGTGGCCACCTCCCGTGCAGATGTTGACTTGCGACTCGCTGCGGAGCTGGAGAGCTCTGCATGCAAACTACAGGAGTCCAATGCTTCAATTGGAGCTGAGAATGCTGACACCAACAATCTTTTGCAAAACCTAACAGATGAAGTGAGCAAGCTTGCTTCCTATCTGCCCACTCAACCAGGagctaataaaaaagaaaaaggagaaaacgtGGTCCTGTCAAACCCTTCTGTCCACAAAAAGCCCTCAGTCCTCCTCTCTCAGCTACCCTTGGACCCCTACCTTCATCAAGAGGagctcaacacaaaaacacttgctgccTTCACTCAGAAACAATTCTTTCAGGGCATCTCTGACATTGTGGAAACTTCATGTTCCGAACGCTTCCAAGTCCTGGACCTCAGTTCTTGTGAAGTcgaagaggaagatgaaaatAAACGAGAGGGGCAAGAGAGGGAGAAGCGGATTGTGGATTGCAAAAGGACAGAGATGGCAAGACTCCAGTGGGCTCATATTGTGGCCCAGCATCAGCTGATGCAGTCCACAGCAGAGGAAAAGAGTGTCAAAGCTGGACTGGACTGGCTCTCTGAGAAGTCCTCTCATACTAAGGTAAAGCAGACACACATGAGTATTATTTAATGGTAACTGCTCTGACTTCCTCTCTCAAGATCTCTTTCTTATCCTTCTCATTACTCTACCAGAGCATTTCCACGTCCTCCTCTCTTCATGTGCGCGAGGCTGTTTCCAGGAAGGAGTTGGAAGCAGTGGAGACTGAGCTGGACACTCTGCTCCATGGACCGGTACCAGCTACCCTTAGAGAGTCAGCCAGGCTACTTAATGTGCCAGTGGTGAGGGGGGACCTGGCTCTGCAGCTGGCCAGGCAGGACTACTACACAACTAGACAGAATCAGGTTAGTTGGTGATATCACATATTTCAACTTGTTTTTGTGATTAATAAAGTGTTTGTAACATTTTGAGTTTagttatttttgcattttctctctcacagacaGGTAAGAGATCAGGTTCGGCTAGATTTGCCTTTGTCCTCTTGGTCAGGTTACTGAAGCCATCTAACTAAACAACACAgactaaaacagtaaaatcaacTTAAATCTTTCCACCCAGGTACGTGATTACCTACTTCGCCAGAAGGCATCGTTTGACCTGCTCCGCTTGGCCCAGGAGATTGAGTTAAGGAAGTGGAAGACGTGTGTGAAGCAGCTCGGAGAATTAAACAGCAGACTGGTAAAGGAAGGCGAAGGAACTTCACTCAGGATTGAGGCCCTGGCACATCCTGACTTGGCAATCAACTCAAGGCCCAACCCTATCATCAGCTGCAAGGATGCAGCCTTCAGCAGGTAAAGAGACTCGAGCTGTTTGCACTACACGCCTGGCAACAGAAAAGTTCACCATTTGCAGAAAATATATGATGAGAGAAAGTTTCATTTTCCTTAACCCTCACATAGTGTTCGGGGCCTGAAATTGTATAGCTAAAGTCTTTGACCCACATTTAttcaaaaaatctaaaaaatactcttgcatttttcatttcattcatgtttttcttcacaaaagtctaaaaactgaataataaactctctcagctctctgacAGCGTCATTATAGATTAATCTATTTACCTGTTTCAGAGTCTAAAGTGTTTTAAGCTTTTCCTTAAAGATTTTTTCCCATTATGTCAGCATTTTAGAGGCACTTGTATTACATAACGTTCTTTGCTCGTTTTCATTTAGATAATGAATAATTCATCCATCCAAGTCAAAGAAAGGGCAGAATGTAACTAGCACCATTTACTCATTCATTGAAGTTTAATATATCTGCCTCATTTGTGGTATGGGAATGTTCACAGACCTGAACCAGGATTATTCTCGCATCTCTCCTCTGCAATATTGTGATGTTATGGTTTGTTAGCTTTTTCTCTATGAcgttgtatatatatatgtctaaaTGCAGAGTCTTAATTTGGAGTCTATTTATTATCAATCCTTTCCTCAGACTGCTCCAGATCCTCGACCATGATTCAGACCAAGGTAGATCGGAGCCTTTTCGCACATATGAAGCGTTGGACCAAGCTGCTTGTGACCTTGCAAGCAACCTCCAGGTGACCCGGGATGCGCTGGCTGGGGCCGGCCGCGAACAGCTCTACACAACAGCTCGTCTTCATGGCGACTGCGAGGCGCTCCACAGGGCCATGTACACAGAGTTTCAGCAGCTGGTCTTAGGTCCACAGGTATGTCCAACTGCCATCACTGACCAGGAGCTGCTCTGCCCCAATGCACAGGTGGGTTTGTTTCCTTTTCATTCTATTCAGTGGTCTTGGTCCATAAAGAGTGTATTTAAGAAGCTATCCTTAATGTGAGtctattgatttttaaattactAGTCACTGTTGGTGAGGGAAGCTGGTAGCACAATCAGTTAATTTATCAGTGTCACATTGGACTTCATATAGTGACACAGGTGTTGGGTGTAAAAGCACTGCATGAAAAACAGCTTAAATGTATGGTATAAGCTTTAATTTCAGTTTCAGAGATGGGAGTGTTTGTCTGACCCTGCCAACTTGCTTGATAATATATTTCATCAGCATCTTAACAGTTTTGGGTGAACAGCTAAATAGAAAGTGTagtgtttctttaaaaattCTAGAGGGAGCAGatgctgtttttaatgtcaGGGTCGAGTTGGCAGTGTCGACTAACAAACTGTCATTATATGCATACTTTTACAAGCCAGCcaaatatgaatcatttatgCATGTATGTGCCTGTAAGTCTCTCTGTGTAGGGTTGTATTCATGAGCACGCAGTAACTTGACACCACATGAAACACCAAActtatgtgttgtttatttatcacatttcatTATAGCTAAATGTATACTTCACATTAAAGTGCATACAGTAAACAGGCTCCCTCTTGGGATCAGATGCTCAAATGGGATTTTGACGCAAGGAGCAACTTGATGATGCATTTACATAAACAATGAAACATGaatataatgatgaataattgaACATAGTGAAAACATATTGATGTCCTCCGTTATAAGATAAGGCTGACAGAAATATTTTAGTGTATTCATTTGTAAATTCACTTATTATATAATGgcttatgttttaatatttcatcaccATGAAGTGATAAAGTTCTTCATCCATTTCTCATCTCTGCCCTTCTGTCTTCACAGGAGCTGACGGCAAAGCTTATGGAAGCAGAGTCTAAGCTGCAGAGTTTGCAGCATGTACTGCATGAAATCATGGGGGACGTTAAAACCAAGCGCGCTCAGCTGGAACGCAGCGCCCCCCTCAGACGGGAGAGGGAATTGTACATCTATTTCCACTTGGATGCACGACTGCTGCAGAAAGTAGTTGAAGACCTGGAGAGGAAAATGGCCACAAAGGGAGGGCAGCAGTAGTCGGAGCTGTCAGAATGAAGGAGGAGTGCTCATAGCCAGCCCAACTGCAACCTTCAGTTTCTGTGTTAAGGGAGTCGTACCGTGTTATTAAAGCTTGAAGAGATGCCAGGCTGATAATAAATTCACTCTGCACCTGGCATGGCTTAATTAGTAAACCTTTTCTGCTGACACCACAAAATATGAACCTGAACCTTTTACTTGAAGTTGGAGAGGAAGAGTCTTAATTCACTCAACATGGGGACAACActcattctgggaaaaaatgcTTGGTTGCATAAGAGTGCTGCTGATTATATAATAATTGGGATTTATTAGTGTGTTGATTTCAAACATTTTGTTCTAATATGAAactaactgtaatttaatgtcTTGTTCCGTCTTGTGATATCAAATTTATTGTTTCCGTTTTCACTGAGCTCATCTAATAAATAAAGCACACATGTTTTCTGTTATGTAGGATTAGCTGtgaaagttattttatttatttcattattattagttatttaacAGAAGTATATATCTTGAAGTCTAGCAGCATACTTGCTATCGTCTCCTGTGGATGTACTTTAAGCCAGATGAGATGATGTTTAAACCAGGTCTGTGTGTAACTGACTTCAGTCTTCCCTTTTCTCGTTTAGGCCACTGACAGAGAAAGACTCAAAGATCCTcagatagagagaaagggaCAGTGACAGGCATTgtgagagggaggagatggaAGAATCTGGCAGCAGGTTgtactcaggacctttgtccaaTGCAGCTCAGAGGATCCTGGCTGTTCTCCGGGCCCAAAGTCCACAGGCAGCCAGACACACCCGCAGCATCTCCAATAATCATAGGCAAAGTGAGTCAGGGCACATAGGTACTTTCTCTCGTTATGTATTGAAATAATGTTCATATAATGATAGCAGCATGGCTCAAGGATTGCTACTGTCAGTTTGGTCCAGGCTCAGATTTTTCAACAATAAGATGGGTTGCCAAGAAACTTAGTATAAGCTTGATCGCTAGAGGATGATTCCCTCAATTTTCCTCTGGCAGCATCAGCAGGTTGACATTTATGGCGTGTAATGAGATATCTTCACAAATTTCTAAGGTGCCTAGAGGATGAATCCAAGAAAGTTTTATGATCCCCTAACTTTTCCTCGTTTTCACTTATCCTGTGAACATCCACCAGATATGGTAGATCCCACAAAAGTTTTTACAGATGTTCATGGTTTTCAGATGATgtatcctaatgactttggttaTGCCCTTTGTAGTTTTGAGTAAAATAGCGAAGCACCTAATGGATCAGTTACCATGAAATTTGATGCATATGTTCATGCCCCCCTTAGGATCCTCTAAATGTTCATTTAGCACCACCATCAGGTCtatattttaatttgtccaatactttagTTTGTGACCAAATCCCTTCACAACTAATGATATTTCCAATCAGTTTTAGCTGTACCTTTATATTTACTGCTAATAAGcgtgttagcatgttaacacgATGAACTATGCagtgaacacggttatcattaAACCTCCCAAACATTAGCGTAGCCCCAAGCACAACTGTGCTTAactgcagcctcacagagcttcTAAGCAAGAGTAAAAACTCTTAGCCTGGTTTCCTCACTGTTGAAAATACTTTatcaaattattacattatttaatttaatattgtcCTATTTTGTTGTCCCATTTCCTACAATTCCCTGCCAACAGATATTATAGCCCTTTAATAATTacagtgaatgtttttttcttggcaTTGTTGAAACCAGTGTTAGTTGGTTTTAGATATGTTGCTGTGGGATACTGCATGTTGTTCAGTAGCTGAACAAATGACTTGTGATGGAACAGGCCTACTTGGTTAATCACAATGATAAACTGCTCGACAGAATCACATTTCCCTTTGAAGTCCAAGCCTGGTTTCTAGAAAGAGGGTTtctgaaaaataacattaaatctTGCGTCTTTGAAAAGTTGCCAATTTGCTTTGTGAGCACGTCTGTATGAAGCGTCAACAAAGGAGAGGTGATAGAGAATTTCAACAGTCAGACTGGATTACTATTACATTTGCTGCTCCATGAGGCATTGtatataaattatttaatactttatttatttagcctCTGTGTTGTTCTCAGAGACTTTATGGTTTTGTCCTCTGTGTAGTGGAGAGGTATTACAGCAGCCAGAGGGAGCCGTGGGCACAGAGCAGCTGGAGAATAAATCAGGAGGAGTCaactgaaagagaaacagaccAGTAAGTCAGATTAGGTTGATGATACACAGATTTTCTGACAGTAACTTATTCAGTTATTGTTCAGAGTATGTTTTGTTCATACATTCACATTATGAGACATTACACTCACATTTTTCACCTGAGCAGATTTGGTGCAGAGGCATCTTGGCCAGCACAGTGACACAGCAAACACAGGCAGTCGAATATATCTCTATAGTACAAGGGCAAAAAGACATCACACAGGGGATTTAACCTATAGTATATGTAATTGGGTTTTAGTCGGATTGCTCTAAAATAGCAAACACATAATGTAATTAATTGTGACAATATCAAGGTTTAAAGTTCTCAGGCACCATGCCAGATTTCTCACATACAGCAGTTTTAGATGAATATAATGACTAATTCAATACATTGTACACATTTCGTCCTGGACAACTTCCCTGGCTCACAAATCTGTTCTTGCTTTAATCCCTCCAATATTCAAATGTGTCACATTTATATACTGATGCAATAATAAGTCCTAATCCTCATTGCAAGTGTAAAACTGAATACGTAAAAGAAATCCTGctcccaatttttttttttttttttgggttcaGACTACGGTCCAGGCCCCAGATGTCATCCTATTCCACTTCTTATCATGGCTCCTCCAACCAGACACAGAGCTCTCTGAACTCAGCCTGCTATCAGCATTCACAGACATCAGACT from Scomber japonicus isolate fScoJap1 chromosome 22, fScoJap1.pri, whole genome shotgun sequence harbors:
- the haus3 gene encoding HAUS augmin-like complex subunit 3, encoding MLDGGQFVEALGRLGYPDASSLKASEFDWLFDCTPENLHFLRFVCRTLNRSNVLTVEEARAFRELRKSGKPILDEAALGEVLKTIGPSDGSSANILGPASSSSTSSMFAAGEDVSIEDLEAELQALRKEKELKQRRYNRLQVVATSRADVDLRLAAELESSACKLQESNASIGAENADTNNLLQNLTDEVSKLASYLPTQPGANKKEKGENVVLSNPSVHKKPSVLLSQLPLDPYLHQEELNTKTLAAFTQKQFFQGISDIVETSCSERFQVLDLSSCEVEEEDENKREGQEREKRIVDCKRTEMARLQWAHIVAQHQLMQSTAEEKSVKAGLDWLSEKSSHTKSISTSSSLHVREAVSRKELEAVETELDTLLHGPVPATLRESARLLNVPVVRGDLALQLARQDYYTTRQNQVRDYLLRQKASFDLLRLAQEIELRKWKTCVKQLGELNSRLVKEGEGTSLRIEALAHPDLAINSRPNPIISCKDAAFSRLLQILDHDSDQGRSEPFRTYEALDQAACDLASNLQVTRDALAGAGREQLYTTARLHGDCEALHRAMYTEFQQLVLGPQVCPTAITDQELLCPNAQELTAKLMEAESKLQSLQHVLHEIMGDVKTKRAQLERSAPLRRERELYIYFHLDARLLQKVVEDLERKMATKGGQQ